CCGCAATGTCTGACATCGCAGATTTGTATAAGGACGAAGGGTATTTGGAATTCGCCAGAGAAACCTCAGAAATCGAAGTCATTGATACGGTCGGTTTTTCGACTGAGGATATGAAATTAATGGAGCACACCAATGGGGATTGGGAAATAGCTGTTCCATTTTATGAACAATGGGTCACAGGAGAGGCTGGTTCAGAAGACGATCTTGAAAGTAATGAACCAGATGTTTTCGAATTGAAATTGTCGTACAGTTCGTCGACAGATGAATGGGGGATTGCAGAGCGAAATGCCATTGCTGATGCTGTCTCCTCACCGGAAGAATGGGAAACGGTTGAGTATGATAGTGAATCGAAAGTCAAAGAATTGATCGATGCGTTGGACTTGTCTGTTACAGGAGAGGATCCTGAAGATCTCGAAGAGCAGCTTGAATTCATGATCAATGACTATCACGAGCATCACGTTGCCGCGATCAATGGTGAAAGCATCGATGATGTGACGGCGTTTATTGATGAGGATGCCGATGACTATGAACAATCTGTGCAAGATTATATTGACTACGCGCGTCAGGAAGGAATCACCCAGGAGTTTAATGGGAGCGATTTAATTTCTTATGAGGAGCAAGAAGGTGATCTGTTGGAAATCATAACTGTGGATCGGTATTATATCCACACTGACAATGGTGATACGACTCATTTGACAGAATTTGAATCAACCTACCTCGTCAGTGACGGTGAGGAAGGATTGTCGTTGATCAATTTAGAAAGCACCGATGAACAATGGAGTGAAGAACAATAAATTTAATGATATTCGGAAAGGTGGATGGTTATGTTTTGTTCAAACTGTGGAGCTCAAATGCCTGAGGAGGCAAAATTTTGCGGAGAATGCGGGCAGCCGACTTCTGTAGAAAGTAAAGGAAAAGCTGCCTCGGCAACGTCTTACGGACAGTCATCCGGAGCAGCATCAACAGCCCAGTCGATCGCGGAAAACGAATATGTACAAAAAAGCAAGGACGTATCCAAGCATTATTTTTCTGTTTATAAAAAACAGCTGAAAGCACCTTTTTTTGAGGCCAGGCAAATGGCAGACGGGTCAATGATTAACGGTATGATTTCGATTGTTCTGTTCTCACTGGCCATCGGGTTGACGATTTATTTCAATGTGCAAGGGGCCGCAGGGGAGTTCATGGATATTCCGTTTTTCTCAACGGTGGCCAATGTGTTTATTGCCTGGATCATTTTATTTTTACTGGTGGCAGGCGTGTTTTTCATCACGTTTAAGATCATGAGGAGTGAAGTGTCCTTTGGAAATCTGATCAATCGAATGGGATCGCTTTTGGCATTACCTATGACCGCTTCACTGGCTGCCATGCTGACCGGTTTGATGCAAATCGGGTTTTTATCATCTCTGTTTTTGATGATCGCGATATCAACGTCAACCCTTGCAATTTTTTCAGTGATTTTTTCTGTTGAACGAAAAACGGAGAAAGCGATTGATCCTTTTTATGGTGTAATCATTGCAGGGATCGGTACGAGCATCGTGATTGTCATCGTATTTGTAACAATATTGGGATCACTGATCAACGAAATGCAGAATTTGATGATGTTTTAAAGGCACGCTGATCTAGAATGTAGAAGAGGAATATAACATGAAGATTTTTCAATCTCGTTAAAAACAGGCTTCCAGTTTGGCCTTATCGACTCTGCTATTTGATCTGTTTGCCGGAGCGGCTGCAAGATACGACGTCGCCAAAAACAGGGGCGGCATTGACTTAGGACTGGCTGCTTTTGCAGTGACCACAAATGATGACTGTGAAATCCGTAAATACCTGAATCCGAGTTATTTGTGAAAAGCGGAGCGGACATTGATAAAAAAGCAGAGAGCGTAGTCGAAAAACTGAAATCGGCGGATCAACAACCATTCGGTTAGGTTTCACCCCACTTTGCACTTGTTACACTTCGTTGGGTTCAAAAGCGACGACATCCAAAAAAGCCCGTCACTTTAGTGATGGAAAGTTAACTCTGCATCAATCCTTGAATCATTCGAGCACCCGGTCATTGATCGGGTGCTCATTAGTGGTAGAATGGACGAATGTATGAAAACCGGACGTGAGGGAGTTCTGATGATGGAGAAGCTGCAATCGAAATTATATATCTTGTTTCCACCTGTGTTTATCTTATTTATCATCAATCTGTTTGTCGGGAGTACGGCAGGGGATTATGTGATCGGACTCTTGGCGATGCCGATGCTGGTGATCGCTTTCGTCGGGGCGACGCGTCTGTTTCGGCTCTTGGGAGGGATTTTTATCGTCACCGGCTTCGGGTTGTTCCTCTATTCCGGACTGCCGTTGACGTCGCTGCCACTGCTGATGACGTCGACGATGCCGCTGTTATCATTTCTCACGGTGCTGCCGTGGATGAACAGCGTCGTTCGTTCGGGGCGGTTTGACCGGCGGATCAATGATCTGATGAAAGTCAATGTGGACAACCTCGGGAAAATGTACGCGAGAAGTTCCTTTACGACGTATTTCCTTGGGGTATTTATCAATCTGTCGGCCCTGTCACTGTCTCAGGACGTACTGAAAGACAGCCTGAAGGGATTCAAAAAGCAGCTGACGGATTCGTTTATCAGCCGGGTGACGCTACGGGCGTTCACGCTGGCGCTGCTTTGGAGTCCGATGGAGATCATGGTGGCGATTACGGTGGATACAACGGGGGTGAGCTATCTCGCATACTTGCCTTGGCTGTTTCTCGCATCCGTGACGCTGTTGGTGATCGACTGGTCGTGGAACTACCAGACCTTTAAGGGTGTCGCGAACATTCAGGATGGTGAGGAGAAGACCATCACCATCAACCGGGCGCAGATGGCCTGGAAAATTGCCCAGCTGATGCTGGCATTGACGGTATTTCTCGCGAGTGTCGTCACGGTCGGGAATGTGTTTGACCTGGACTTTATCTTGTCCGTGACGCTTGTGATCCTGCCATTTTCATTTTTATGGGCCTGGGTGATGGGGCGGATTCGCTCGTTTCTCGCCATTGGCTGGGGCACGTGGAAAGGCCGGACGAACCGCCTGCAAAACTTTGTCGTACTGTTTCTGTCTTTGGCCCTGTTTTCTGAAAGCCTGAATGCTACGCCGTTCCTTGCTGTCATTCAGGAACCCTTTTATGCGGTGAGCGGGACGCCCGTATTGATCCTTCTCCTGGTGCAGTATACGTATCTTGCACTGAGCATGATCGGGGTGCACCCGATTGCGACGATTGCGATCCTGGGTGAAATCCTGCAGCCGCTGTTCTCGATCATTAACCCGATGAGTATCGGGATGGTGCTGATCATGGGTGCCCTTGCGACGGCGACGGTCGGCACCTACGGGGTTACGGTGACGATGACATCGATGAACACCCGGCAGAACCCTTACCGGATCACGCTGAGGAACATGCCATTTGCGATTCTTTGCGGGAGCGTCGGTGTCTTGATCGGGTTGATGCTGTTGTAGGGTGACGGATCCGTCCATGTCGGGTCCGATCCGAGCAACTGCCGGGTGATGTCAGCAAGCCCCGCTGGATGTGAGCAACATCGCAGGAATCCGCGCACGTCGGTAAATGTGTGAGCACGTCAACGGGGATGTGAGCAATTTCTCGTCGATCCGCACATGTCGTGCAGCAGCCGCGCAACTTCCGGATCGATCCGCGCACAACGGAAAACGAACATATGTACTCATGTAACCCCCCGGACAAGAACAGAACTTGTCCATTTTCAGAACGAACAGTCAAACCGCTCACCTGCAGCTCATGATGGCTTATAATCAGAACAAACGATCTGATAAATCAGCCGAAAGCAGGTGCCCCATGATTGTAAAACCCCGAAATCAGCCGCTTGATATCCATATCATCAAAGCCTTACAGCGGCGACTGCCGCATGCTTTGTCCCAGGAGCCTTTTCTGAAAGAGCAGCTTGCTCAATTTCTGGCCGGGTTCACTGGTGAAAAAGAGCTCGATTATGTTTTGGAAGGCTTGTCCTTCGACTTCCCTGACAGCCGGATCATCCAGGATTTGCGGTTGGCCGTCGGGGCAAATCATGTACAGATCGATACGTTGGCATTGACCCGAAAAGGGGTATTTCTCCTGGAAGTGAAGCATCTGTCAGGCGTTGTCCGTCTCGACACGGTCAATTGCCAGATGATCCAGCTGAAAGACGGTCAATCCCGGACGATGAAAGATCCTTTCGGTCAGATGTCGACAGCCGGGCGTAAATTCCGTAACTGGTTCACAGCGAACCGGATAGCATCGCCGCCTGTGTTTCAGCTGCTCGTCTTCACCAATGACCACATGGAGCTGGATGCAGCATCGGCAACGGGTTTTGTCAGGAGATGGGACGTGATCGACGCCATGCTCCATCAGTCGCATGGGCAACCGGACGTCATGGATGCGGCAGAAATAAAAGAGCTGGGCCGTCTGCTTGTGAAACATCATCGTCCGCAGCATCCTCATTATCAATTCGGGAAATATCAATCCTATCATGCAAAAGTGAATCCGGGCGTATATTGTCCGCGGTGCGGCGAATATATCCTGCATAAGCGGGCGACGGGCTGGTACTGCGGCGATTGCGCTAAAACCCGGCAGCTGGCTGCGACATCCGCATTGACCGATTTTGCGTTGACGACTGCACCGTTTATCAGCTGCCGGGAAGCAAAGGCGTTTCTTCAGGAACGAGACCGGCACATCATCTACCGCACGCTTGAAAAAACCGGGCTGCCCCGGACTAAAAACAATGCCCGGGTTATTCACTATGACCTCCGGCCGCTGTATCTGAATCTGACCTGATCGGATCCGCGCAACCAGGCTGATGTGTGAGCAACTCCCGCCGGATCCGCGCAACCAGGCTGATGTGTGAGCAACTCCCGCCGGATCCGCGCATGTCCGCCAGGATCCGAGCAACCGACCGACGATGTCAGCAAGTGCCGTTCAATGTGAGCACCATTCGGAAAATCTCAGCACATCCGGAGAAATCCGCGCAACTTCCTAAAAATCCGAGCGCGTCTTACATCCTGTATAATACTCATACAACAACCATGCGCCTGCAGCTGCTCAGCGGGGCGCATGGTTTTGCTTGGGCTTAATGTTGACGAAACTGTCATAATAAGCGATGCTTTTGGATCCGGAAACGTGTTCCCCCATATCTGAATCCTTGACGCTGACTAGCTGATTCACTGCCTCATCAGTCGACGTGGCGCTGCCTTGATAAATGAGGGCAACGCTAGGGTGCACAAGACTTGTCACCTTGGCTTTCATGGTCAGTGAGGCGTTCTCATTGAAAACACGGACCAGTTCACCGTCAGAAATTTCCCTTGCCGCTGCAGCTTCAGCATGAATATGAACAGCCGTCGCACGTTCCGGAATCGTACGGCTACCTTTAAACTGAGAATTCAATCCCCGCGAATCATGGGTCGTGAAAAGTTGCAACGAGTCAGGGTCTGTCCGAACAACCTGCTGTTTATGAATCGGAAGGGCGGGGAGGCCATTGTTTTGTGCCCGATCCGAATAAAATTCAAATTTTCCGGACGGCGTTAAGTAATCATGGTTCTTCCAGCTGATCAGGGCGCTCTCCGGGTAACGGATTTGCCCGACAGCTTCGTGGACATCGGAAAACCCGAATTGCCGACGGACGTTGTCGTTCCATTGCCGATTCAAGTATTCACGCTTCGTCAGATCAGTCGGAAAGGCGGAAGGGGAATGAAAGCGATGGTCGATCCGGCGAGCGAGTTCTTTCATGATCGTATAATCGGATTTGCTCTCGTGATAGGGTTCAATCGCCTGTTCATTATATGCAAATCCCCGGTGCCAGTAACTTGTGGCAATGTCCTCTTCTTCAAAAAAACTGGTGACGGGGAGCACCAGATTTGACCATTTCGCTGTTTCGGTCATGAACAAATCTGCCGTGACAACGAAGGGGATGTGTTTCAAATGCTCTCGGATTTGACCGGGTTGCGGATCCTGGATTAACGGATTCCGGCAGCTGATCCACAGGCTTTCGAGCGGCGGATCGAGAACGGTTCCTCCGAGGTCGATCCAGTGTGTGAGCGGCAGGATGCGATTGTTTTTTTCCAAATGTTCTTTGAAGAAGGCGGTCTGATTTTCGAAGATCCACGTATCTGCATGCGCGTAATGAACGCCGGAGCCGGGTTTTCCGATCAAGCCTTGAACCGCACCTAATGCGTTGACGGTCCGAACCATTTGTCCGCCGTTAGTATGTCGCTGAAAACCGAGGCCGATCCAGTGAAAGATCTTTGAAGAAGAAGTCAGGAGTGTTTTCATGAAAGAGACCGCTTCTTCTTGCAGGCCGGTTTGCTGAAGTAGAATTCCGTGATCGATGCCTTTGAGTTCGTTTTTAAACGCATCGAATCCATGACTGTGGCGGTTCAAATAGACTTCGTCATGCAGATCTTGATCGATCAGATAAGATGTCAACGCATTAGCGAATATGCCATCTGTTCCAGGATTGATCTGCAGATAGAAGTCTGCCAGTTCGGCGGTCTTTGTCAGAACCGGATCGATCACGACAACCAGTGCACCATTTTTCCTTGCGTTCTCTAAAAAGCGGATGCTGTG
This Salisediminibacterium beveridgei DNA region includes the following protein-coding sequences:
- a CDS encoding molybdopterin-dependent oxidoreductase, whose amino-acid sequence is MQLKRHVCPRNCFSTCSMISYVENGQLQKVTGDPENPYTNGRICAKGLSYVDHVYHKDRLKYPMYQKNKGSGRFERISWESAYDMIVDNWLAIDQQYGSLLPVGLYKYTGDLSAGHYAPEEFFSSMGPTTRIVGSPCAAAGFDAAYYDFGIGCSSDPEQMEEAELIVIWGANPAVTSIHSIRFLENARKNGALVVVIDPVLTKTAELADFYLQINPGTDGIFANALTSYLIDQDLHDEVYLNRHSHGFDAFKNELKGIDHGILLQQTGLQEEAVSFMKTLLTSSSKIFHWIGLGFQRHTNGGQMVRTVNALGAVQGLIGKPGSGVHYAHADTWIFENQTAFFKEHLEKNNRILPLTHWIDLGGTVLDPPLESLWISCRNPLIQDPQPGQIREHLKHIPFVVTADLFMTETAKWSNLVLPVTSFFEEEDIATSYWHRGFAYNEQAIEPYHESKSDYTIMKELARRIDHRFHSPSAFPTDLTKREYLNRQWNDNVRRQFGFSDVHEAVGQIRYPESALISWKNHDYLTPSGKFEFYSDRAQNNGLPALPIHKQQVVRTDPDSLQLFTTHDSRGLNSQFKGSRTIPERATAVHIHAEAAAAREISDGELVRVFNENASLTMKAKVTSLVHPSVALIYQGSATSTDEAVNQLVSVKDSDMGEHVSGSKSIAYYDSFVNIKPKQNHAPR
- a CDS encoding zinc ribbon domain-containing protein; the encoded protein is MFCSNCGAQMPEEAKFCGECGQPTSVESKGKAASATSYGQSSGAASTAQSIAENEYVQKSKDVSKHYFSVYKKQLKAPFFEARQMADGSMINGMISIVLFSLAIGLTIYFNVQGAAGEFMDIPFFSTVANVFIAWIILFLLVAGVFFITFKIMRSEVSFGNLINRMGSLLALPMTASLAAMLTGLMQIGFLSSLFLMIAISTSTLAIFSVIFSVERKTEKAIDPFYGVIIAGIGTSIVIVIVFVTILGSLINEMQNLMMF
- a CDS encoding nuclease-related domain-containing protein; the protein is MIVKPRNQPLDIHIIKALQRRLPHALSQEPFLKEQLAQFLAGFTGEKELDYVLEGLSFDFPDSRIIQDLRLAVGANHVQIDTLALTRKGVFLLEVKHLSGVVRLDTVNCQMIQLKDGQSRTMKDPFGQMSTAGRKFRNWFTANRIASPPVFQLLVFTNDHMELDAASATGFVRRWDVIDAMLHQSHGQPDVMDAAEIKELGRLLVKHHRPQHPHYQFGKYQSYHAKVNPGVYCPRCGEYILHKRATGWYCGDCAKTRQLAATSALTDFALTTAPFISCREAKAFLQERDRHIIYRTLEKTGLPRTKNNARVIHYDLRPLYLNLT